CGCAGGGACCTGATGCGGGGCATCGGGGTTGCGGGGGCGGCCGGGCTGGTGGCGGGTGGAGCGGGTGGATTCTTCCTCTCACCGCGCCGCGGGGCGACGGGTGCCTCCACGGGCGGCGGCGGAACGATCCCGTTCGGCATCGTGGCGCCGGTGACGGGCCCGTATTCCGGCGATGGCCAGGAGATGGTGCGAGGAGCGGAGCTCGCGATCGAAGACATCAATGCCGCGGGCGGGGTGCTCGGCAACACGGTCGAGCTCGTTGTGGGCGATGTCGGCGACCAGTCGCCCGAGAACTTCATCCAGGTCGCGGAACGACTCGTCTCGCGGCAGAACGTCGCTGCGGCCTCGGGCGGATACACGACCGCCACATCCGTCGAGTTCGACACCTACGCGCAGGCGGGTGTGCCGCTCTTCCACACGAATACCCTGCAGGCCAACACGGACTTCGTCGTCGAGCGAGGCCTGACCAACGTCTTCCAGTGCTGCCCGACCGAAATCTGGTACGCGAGCGGATTCCTGCAACTCATGCAGGGCTGGATCGACGAGGGAGTCTGGACGCCGTCCTCGCAGACCGCGGCGGTGATCTCGAGCAACGACGCGTACTCCATCTCGATCGCCACGGTGCTGCAGGACGGGCTGCGTGAGATCGGCTGGGACATCACGATGTACGAAGAGGTCTCGGTGCCCTACGTCGACTGGGGTCCGCAGCTCTCGAAGATCCGGAACAACCCGCCCGGGCTGATCTTCGTCACCGACTACCTGGCGGGCGACCTGGCGAGTTTCGCGAAGCAGTTCGCGACCGCCCCCACACCGTCGTTGCTGTACCAGCAGTACGGCCCGAGCGTTCCGGAGTATCTCGAACTCGCGGGGGATGCCGCGAACGGCGTCATCTGGTCGACGACGATCGGCACACTCCCCGACACCATCGGCACGGACTTCCGCGCGCGCTACCTCGAGGCCTACGGTTCGGAAGCCGGGCTGAGCCAGTCGGGGGCGCAGTACGACATCGTCCGACTGTGGGCGCAGGCCGCATCGCGCGCGGGCGACGCCTACGACTTCGAGCGCGTCGCCGAGGCCGTGCGACAGTCGACGTTCCGCGGGGTCGTCGGCACCTACCACTTCGATCCGACCGAGCGCACGGCCATCCCGTACCCGGATGCCACGAACGACCCCAGCCTCGGGATGCCCCACCTCACCTACCAGATTCAGGGCGGCGAGCAGCAGTTGATCTCGCCATCGCCTTATGAGACCGGGGAATTCCAGCTCCCCCCGTGGCTGTGAGCGGCATCATGGGCGACGTGATGCTC
Above is a genomic segment from Leucobacter rhizosphaerae containing:
- a CDS encoding ABC transporter substrate-binding protein, with the protein product MSEHNPVTGPRKPRVTRRDLMRGIGVAGAAGLVAGGAGGFFLSPRRGATGASTGGGGTIPFGIVAPVTGPYSGDGQEMVRGAELAIEDINAAGGVLGNTVELVVGDVGDQSPENFIQVAERLVSRQNVAAASGGYTTATSVEFDTYAQAGVPLFHTNTLQANTDFVVERGLTNVFQCCPTEIWYASGFLQLMQGWIDEGVWTPSSQTAAVISSNDAYSISIATVLQDGLREIGWDITMYEEVSVPYVDWGPQLSKIRNNPPGLIFVTDYLAGDLASFAKQFATAPTPSLLYQQYGPSVPEYLELAGDAANGVIWSTTIGTLPDTIGTDFRARYLEAYGSEAGLSQSGAQYDIVRLWAQAASRAGDAYDFERVAEAVRQSTFRGVVGTYHFDPTERTAIPYPDATNDPSLGMPHLTYQIQGGEQQLISPSPYETGEFQLPPWL